From bacterium, one genomic window encodes:
- a CDS encoding thiamine pyrophosphate-binding protein translates to MKASDLFVKCLEAEGVEYIFGIPGEENLDLLNSLKDSPIRLIVTRHEQAAGFM, encoded by the coding sequence ATGAAAGCATCCGATCTTTTCGTCAAATGCCTGGAAGCCGAGGGAGTGGAATATATCTTTGGCATCCCTGGTGAGGAGAACCTGGATCTCCTCAATTCCCTCAAAGACTCTCCCATCCGGCTCATCGTCACCCGTCACGAGCAGGCGGCGGGTTTCATGG